A part of Nitrospira sp. genomic DNA contains:
- the rpsF gene encoding 30S ribosomal protein S6, whose amino-acid sequence MELYESLFIIRTSVSDEETKALIDKMKNVADKTGAQFIKAENLGKKKLAYEVRRERKGTYAYFYFKAPNNTVGELERAYRLEDNIIKFLTIHHEKPLVERHPVEASAQESDGGRV is encoded by the coding sequence ATGGAGCTCTACGAGTCTCTCTTCATTATTCGTACGTCTGTTTCCGACGAGGAGACAAAGGCGCTCATCGACAAGATGAAAAACGTCGCCGATAAGACCGGCGCACAATTCATCAAAGCCGAGAATTTAGGAAAGAAAAAACTCGCCTACGAAGTACGTCGCGAGCGGAAGGGGACCTACGCCTATTTCTACTTTAAGGCGCCGAACAACACCGTCGGTGAACTCGAACGGGCGTATCGATTGGAAGACAACATCATCAAGTTTCTGACGATCCATCACGAGAAACCTTTGGTGGAACGGCATCCAGTAGAAGCCTCAGCGCAGGAGTCTGACGGTGGCCGGGTTTAA
- a CDS encoding single-stranded DNA-binding protein gives MAGFNKVILMGNLTRNPELRYTPSGTPVASFGLAVSRRFKQGDDLKEEVCFVDIVVFGKQAEHCGQYLSKGNGAIVEGRLQQRRWETEDGQKRSKHEVVAQTVTFMPKRQDSGASAEPPVHDEPGYEMGEEG, from the coding sequence GTGGCCGGGTTTAACAAAGTCATTCTGATGGGAAATCTCACTCGGAATCCTGAGCTCCGGTATACGCCGAGCGGGACCCCAGTGGCGAGTTTTGGCTTGGCCGTGAGCCGTCGGTTTAAGCAGGGTGACGATCTGAAGGAAGAGGTTTGCTTTGTCGATATCGTGGTGTTCGGGAAGCAGGCGGAACATTGCGGGCAGTATCTTAGTAAGGGCAACGGGGCGATCGTCGAAGGTCGGTTACAGCAGCGCCGATGGGAAACTGAAGATGGGCAAAAGCGCAGCAAGCATGAAGTGGTCGCGCAGACGGTGACGTTCATGCCGAAGCGTCAGGACAGCGGCGCAAGTGCCGAACCTCCGGTGCACGACGAGCCCGGCTATGAAATGGGCGAAGAAGGTTAA
- the rpsR gene encoding 30S ribosomal protein S18, producing the protein MDRGENERGGGRLFQRRRPCRFCLEKAPIDFKDAGLLRNFVSERGRIVPRRISGNCMRHQRELTVAIKRARHIAIISFAEER; encoded by the coding sequence ATGGATCGAGGTGAAAACGAACGTGGCGGGGGGCGATTGTTTCAGCGAAGGCGTCCCTGCAGATTTTGTTTGGAAAAGGCGCCGATTGATTTCAAAGACGCCGGTCTGCTCAGGAATTTTGTATCGGAGCGCGGACGCATTGTTCCGCGCCGTATTTCCGGGAATTGCATGCGTCATCAGCGTGAACTGACGGTGGCTATCAAGCGGGCTCGGCATATCGCTATCATTAGCTTTGCCGAGGAGCGATAA
- a CDS encoding DUF177 domain-containing protein, whose translation MRGDFDASGWGSGTLSRVTMDVLIPKIADITAEGLSLSGDLTGEELALTDVDVCIRGPLAIGLDLRAVDRTICVTGVVEGTAIRQCVRCLKDFDESMAFSIHVAYERETKMKVVTTAAKRTDSRHRKETPAVEAEPEEQNDDLYYYVGDHLELAPMLREQLILASPMHPLCSDECLGLCPRCGKDLNAGPCHCSAEQTGNPFQVLRTMKEKLRDPGNR comes from the coding sequence GTGAGAGGCGATTTCGATGCATCGGGATGGGGCAGCGGCACGCTGTCGAGGGTAACCATGGATGTGTTGATACCGAAAATCGCGGATATCACAGCAGAGGGGCTCTCGTTGTCCGGAGACTTGACGGGCGAAGAGTTGGCACTGACGGATGTGGATGTGTGCATTCGAGGGCCCTTGGCAATTGGACTTGATCTTCGCGCCGTTGATCGCACGATTTGCGTGACTGGAGTGGTGGAAGGAACGGCGATCCGTCAATGTGTGCGCTGCCTCAAGGATTTTGACGAGTCGATGGCCTTTTCCATCCATGTGGCCTATGAACGTGAAACAAAGATGAAGGTGGTGACGACCGCCGCAAAGCGAACCGATTCACGGCATAGAAAAGAGACGCCGGCGGTTGAGGCCGAGCCTGAAGAGCAGAATGATGATCTGTACTACTACGTGGGCGATCATCTGGAACTAGCGCCGATGTTGCGGGAACAATTGATTCTTGCTTCGCCAATGCACCCGCTGTGTTCTGACGAATGTCTCGGCCTCTGTCCTCGTTGTGGGAAAGATTTGAATGCAGGTCCGTGTCATTGTAGTGCAGAGCAGACGGGAAACCCGTTTCAGGTATTGCGGACGATGAAAGAAAAGCTGAGGGACCCCGGTAATCGCTGA
- a CDS encoding 50S ribosomal protein L32, with the protein MPNPKHKHSRARRDKRRTQKLRMTPPGMAVCPQCHEMKLPHYTCLNCGTYKGKAVIQVEEA; encoded by the coding sequence ATGCCCAATCCAAAACATAAACATTCACGGGCGAGACGCGACAAGCGTCGTACCCAAAAGCTGCGGATGACCCCTCCGGGGATGGCGGTGTGTCCACAGTGCCACGAGATGAAGCTTCCGCATTACACCTGTTTGAACTGTGGGACCTATAAAGGCAAGGCCGTCATTCAGGTCGAAGAGGCGTGA
- the plsX gene encoding phosphate acyltransferase PlsX — protein sequence MTIALDAVGGDHGPAPCVEGALQAVKEFDVEVILVGDEATLKQECERQSSHDSRLTIRHASQVVGMHESPATVARKKRDSSIWVATELVKNGYAHGVVSPGNTGASMVASFFVLGLTKGVERPAIATSLPTLGGEAIMLDVGANVDCTAKHLEQFAVMGHEYGKHLLGKPNPRVGLLSIGEEDSKGNEVTKEAFKLLKGSSMNFIGNVEGRDVYSGIADIVVCDGFIGNVALKISEGVAEMIKKLLLKEIAGSFIGRLAYPLMAGPLMNLKRKTDYAEFGGAPLLGVNGITMICHGRSSAKAIKNAIRRAKRMAEGHVHELIQRDIEESQSQPVVEEKP from the coding sequence ATGACGATCGCGCTCGACGCGGTGGGGGGGGATCATGGCCCTGCACCGTGTGTCGAGGGTGCTCTTCAGGCGGTGAAAGAGTTTGACGTCGAGGTCATTCTCGTCGGTGACGAAGCAACCCTAAAGCAGGAATGTGAGCGTCAGTCCAGTCACGATTCACGCCTCACCATTCGGCATGCGTCTCAGGTCGTGGGAATGCATGAGTCGCCAGCCACCGTCGCTCGGAAGAAGCGGGACTCGTCGATTTGGGTGGCGACTGAGTTGGTCAAGAACGGCTATGCCCACGGGGTCGTGAGCCCCGGGAACACCGGGGCGAGCATGGTGGCGTCGTTCTTCGTGTTAGGACTGACGAAGGGGGTGGAGCGGCCGGCGATTGCCACCAGTCTGCCGACGCTGGGCGGGGAAGCCATTATGCTCGATGTGGGGGCCAACGTCGACTGTACCGCCAAGCACCTCGAGCAATTCGCTGTGATGGGCCATGAGTATGGGAAGCATTTGCTCGGGAAACCGAATCCCCGTGTCGGTCTTCTGAGTATTGGCGAAGAGGACAGCAAGGGCAACGAAGTCACCAAAGAAGCGTTCAAGCTCCTCAAAGGCAGTTCAATGAATTTTATAGGGAATGTCGAGGGGCGCGATGTATATAGCGGCATTGCCGATATTGTCGTCTGCGACGGGTTTATCGGGAACGTCGCCTTAAAGATTTCCGAAGGCGTGGCTGAGATGATTAAGAAGCTGTTGCTCAAGGAGATCGCGGGTAGTTTCATCGGTCGCCTCGCGTATCCGTTGATGGCCGGGCCGTTGATGAATCTGAAACGGAAAACGGACTATGCAGAGTTCGGCGGTGCTCCATTATTGGGCGTCAACGGAATTACGATGATTTGTCATGGCCGATCATCGGCGAAGGCTATTAAGAACGCGATTCGACGAGCCAAGCGCATGGCGGAAGGCCATGTGCACGAGCTGATTCAACGGGACATTGAAGAGAGTCAATCCCAGCCGGTGGTAGAAGAGAAGCCATGA
- a CDS encoding ketoacyl-ACP synthase III, whose translation MKSCIAGIGSYVPARVLTNADLERMVATSDEWIRERTGIRERRIAATGEACSDLAVQAGKRALTAAGLTATDLDMILVATCTGDYPLPATACLVQHQLGATKAAACDLSAACCGFVYALSVADAYIKTGMRHVLVIGSEVMSAITDWTDRNTCVLFGDGAGAVVVSASDGERGILSTHLRSDGTLCELIMVPGGGSRTPPSEKVIDERLQYIKMKGNETFKVAVRSLEEIARSTLAANHLRVEDIDLYVPHQANIRILKAVMERLSLPIEKVMLNVDRYGNTSAASIPIALDEAVHEGRIKDGSLVMLGAFGAGLTWASAVIRW comes from the coding sequence ATGAAATCCTGCATTGCGGGGATCGGCTCTTATGTGCCTGCCAGAGTGCTGACGAATGCAGATCTTGAACGCATGGTGGCCACGTCTGATGAATGGATTCGCGAACGGACCGGAATCCGAGAGCGGCGGATTGCAGCCACCGGAGAAGCTTGTTCTGATTTGGCGGTTCAGGCCGGGAAACGGGCGTTGACGGCGGCGGGTCTGACGGCAACCGATCTCGACATGATTTTGGTCGCTACCTGTACGGGTGATTATCCGCTCCCTGCCACGGCCTGTCTCGTCCAGCATCAACTCGGTGCGACCAAAGCTGCGGCGTGCGATCTGTCGGCCGCCTGCTGTGGATTTGTCTACGCGCTCTCGGTCGCAGATGCGTACATTAAAACGGGGATGCGTCATGTCTTGGTCATCGGATCAGAGGTGATGTCTGCCATTACCGATTGGACCGACCGGAACACCTGCGTGTTGTTTGGGGATGGGGCCGGTGCGGTCGTTGTCAGTGCCAGCGATGGAGAACGAGGGATCCTCTCGACTCATCTTCGCTCCGACGGGACGCTCTGCGAGCTGATCATGGTGCCGGGAGGAGGCTCCCGTACTCCACCCTCCGAAAAAGTGATCGACGAGCGACTGCAGTATATCAAGATGAAAGGGAACGAGACGTTCAAAGTTGCCGTACGCAGCTTGGAAGAGATCGCCCGTTCGACACTGGCAGCGAATCATCTTCGTGTGGAAGATATCGACCTCTATGTGCCCCACCAGGCCAATATTCGGATTCTCAAGGCGGTGATGGAACGGCTCAGTCTTCCGATCGAAAAGGTTATGCTGAATGTGGATCGATATGGAAATACTTCAGCCGCCTCTATTCCGATCGCACTCGATGAAGCAGTGCATGAGGGGCGTATCAAGGATGGCTCGTTGGTGATGCTCGGGGCGTTTGGGGCAGGATTAACCTGGGCCTCTGCGGTCATCCGATGGTAG
- the fabD gene encoding ACP S-malonyltransferase, whose translation MALEIGFVFPGQGSQSVGMGKALYDAHSSLKSVYDEATAVLGYDIAELCFTGPAERLNLTEFTQPALLVSSVAAWKLFEPVGIKPVVVAGHSLGEYSAMVAAGGVSFRDAVGLVQKRGRYMSEAVAPGTGLVAALLGLNAEVVKEVCRMASSVGVVAAANFNSPGQVVIAGERAAVERAIELAKAQGCKKAIPLPVSVPVHTPLMQQAADRLAKDLATVRWSDLSAPLVNNAEAKAISRAGEIQASLVRQLPSSVLWEDTVQTMGRMGVTTFIEIGPGTVLTGLIRRILPDAKLLNVNDPKSLDATLKAVS comes from the coding sequence ATGGCTCTAGAAATCGGGTTTGTTTTCCCTGGACAGGGTTCTCAGTCAGTCGGGATGGGGAAGGCGCTCTATGATGCGCATTCCTCATTGAAATCCGTCTACGATGAGGCCACTGCGGTCTTGGGGTATGATATCGCCGAGTTGTGCTTCACGGGACCGGCTGAACGACTCAATCTCACGGAGTTCACCCAGCCGGCTTTACTTGTGAGTAGTGTGGCGGCGTGGAAACTGTTTGAACCGGTCGGGATCAAGCCGGTTGTGGTGGCGGGGCATAGTTTGGGTGAGTATTCAGCGATGGTTGCGGCAGGCGGTGTATCCTTTCGTGATGCCGTTGGCCTGGTTCAGAAGCGGGGACGCTATATGTCCGAAGCCGTCGCTCCAGGCACCGGTCTCGTTGCGGCCTTGTTGGGTTTGAACGCCGAGGTTGTCAAAGAAGTCTGCCGTATGGCGTCATCGGTCGGGGTCGTTGCGGCAGCAAACTTCAATTCGCCTGGGCAGGTGGTTATTGCGGGTGAAAGGGCGGCAGTGGAACGGGCCATTGAATTGGCTAAAGCGCAAGGCTGTAAAAAGGCCATCCCCTTGCCGGTCAGTGTGCCGGTCCATACTCCGTTGATGCAGCAAGCCGCCGATCGATTGGCAAAGGATTTGGCCACGGTTCGGTGGTCGGACCTGAGCGCCCCTCTGGTGAATAATGCAGAGGCTAAAGCAATCAGCCGGGCAGGCGAGATCCAGGCGTCACTGGTCCGTCAGCTGCCCTCTTCCGTGCTGTGGGAGGATACCGTGCAGACCATGGGTAGAATGGGTGTCACAACGTTTATCGAAATCGGCCCTGGCACTGTCTTGACTGGATTGATTAGGCGAATCCTTCCTGACGCGAAACTGTTGAATGTGAACGATCCGAAGTCGTTGGACGCGACACTCAAGGCGGTCAGCTAA
- the fabG gene encoding 3-oxoacyl-[acyl-carrier-protein] reductase, with protein MSLQGKTAIVTGAAQGIGRAIAECLAQAGADIAVADLDPGRSVETVASVEKLGRKALNIKVNVADANETKAMVEQVMKAWGKVDILVNNAGITRDGLLLRMKEEDWNLVLQINLNGTFNCTKAVLQPMTKQRYGRIVNIASIVGVIGNAGQANYSASKAAVIGFTKTVGREYASRNVTVNAVAPGFIDTAMTHGLSADVKDTLLKQIPLGRLGTSADIAAAVRFLVSEDAAYITGHVLHVNGGMLMV; from the coding sequence ATGTCACTACAAGGAAAAACTGCTATTGTTACTGGCGCTGCACAAGGTATCGGTCGGGCTATTGCCGAATGCCTTGCTCAAGCGGGGGCCGACATTGCCGTGGCCGATCTTGATCCCGGCCGCTCGGTGGAAACGGTCGCCTCCGTCGAGAAGCTCGGGCGGAAGGCTTTGAACATCAAAGTCAACGTGGCCGACGCCAATGAAACCAAAGCGATGGTCGAGCAAGTTATGAAGGCCTGGGGCAAGGTGGATATCCTCGTCAACAATGCCGGGATCACTCGTGATGGCTTGTTGTTACGGATGAAGGAAGAAGATTGGAATCTGGTGCTTCAGATCAATCTGAATGGGACGTTTAACTGCACGAAAGCGGTCTTGCAGCCGATGACCAAGCAACGGTATGGTCGCATCGTCAACATCGCCTCAATCGTTGGGGTCATTGGGAATGCGGGACAGGCCAATTACTCAGCCTCGAAGGCGGCGGTGATTGGGTTTACAAAAACCGTCGGGCGGGAGTATGCCAGCCGTAACGTCACAGTGAATGCGGTGGCGCCCGGGTTCATCGACACGGCTATGACCCATGGCCTATCGGCTGATGTGAAGGACACGCTTCTGAAGCAAATCCCGTTGGGGCGCTTGGGTACCTCGGCGGATATTGCGGCAGCCGTGCGGTTTTTAGTGTCCGAGGATGCGGCCTACATCACCGGTCATGTCTTGCACGTGAACGGCGGGATGTTGATGGTATAA
- the acpP gene encoding acyl carrier protein — MATVDERVKKIIAEQLGVEAEEVTPEASFVEDLGADSLDTVELVMALEEEFSIEIPDEDAEKILTVGKALDYIKEKS; from the coding sequence ATGGCAACTGTTGATGAGCGAGTCAAGAAGATTATTGCCGAACAACTCGGGGTAGAAGCGGAAGAGGTGACGCCGGAAGCCTCCTTCGTTGAAGATCTTGGCGCTGATTCGCTCGATACTGTCGAGCTGGTTATGGCGCTGGAGGAAGAGTTCTCGATCGAAATCCCCGATGAAGATGCGGAAAAAATTCTGACCGTTGGGAAGGCGCTGGACTACATCAAGGAAAAGTCCTAG
- the fabF gene encoding beta-ketoacyl-[acyl-carrier-protein] synthase II, producing the protein MAGRAVRRVVVTGLGLVTPLGTGVEKTWKAICAGESGIGRITRFDPTGYDAQIAGEVKDFDPAQFIEKKEIKKMDRFIHYAVGAAQLAVDDAGLIVAPEEATKVGVYIGSGIGGLGSIEHYHDVLTTKGPGRVSPFFIPMTIINLASGQVAIRIGAKGPNSCAVTACATGNHCIGDAYRLIQRGDADVMVAGGAEAAVTPLGVAGFASAKALSFRNDEPTKASRPFDKDRDGFVLGEGAGVLVIEELEHALQRGVRMYGEIIGYGMNSDAYHITAPPEEGEGAVRCMELALKDAGINRDQIGYINAHGTSTMADAIETRAIKQVFGEQAFRIPVSSTKSMTGHLLGAAGGIEAVFSLLALFHGVLPPTINLDHQDPACDLDYVPNKARPSAIKTALSNSFGFGGVNACLIFTRLDA; encoded by the coding sequence ATGGCTGGTCGAGCCGTACGGCGTGTTGTGGTCACCGGTCTTGGGCTCGTGACACCACTGGGTACGGGTGTCGAGAAGACCTGGAAGGCGATCTGTGCCGGTGAGTCCGGGATCGGCCGGATCACCAGATTCGACCCGACGGGATATGATGCCCAAATTGCGGGTGAGGTGAAAGACTTCGATCCGGCTCAGTTCATCGAAAAAAAAGAGATCAAGAAGATGGATCGGTTCATCCACTACGCGGTGGGCGCCGCGCAGTTGGCCGTGGATGACGCCGGTCTCATTGTCGCGCCGGAGGAGGCCACGAAGGTTGGCGTGTACATTGGCTCTGGGATCGGCGGGCTTGGGTCGATCGAGCACTACCATGATGTGCTCACAACGAAGGGGCCTGGCCGGGTCTCCCCGTTCTTTATTCCAATGACTATCATCAATTTGGCGTCTGGGCAGGTGGCAATTCGGATCGGGGCCAAGGGGCCCAACTCGTGTGCGGTGACGGCGTGCGCCACAGGCAATCATTGCATCGGGGATGCGTACCGCCTGATTCAACGTGGCGATGCCGATGTCATGGTGGCCGGTGGAGCCGAAGCGGCGGTCACTCCACTGGGTGTCGCGGGATTTGCCTCGGCCAAGGCGTTGTCGTTCCGGAATGATGAGCCGACGAAGGCGAGCCGTCCCTTCGATAAGGACCGGGATGGATTTGTGTTGGGCGAGGGGGCAGGGGTCCTTGTGATTGAGGAATTGGAACATGCCCTTCAGCGTGGGGTCAGAATGTACGGCGAGATCATTGGATATGGGATGAACAGCGATGCGTACCATATCACCGCGCCGCCGGAAGAGGGTGAGGGGGCTGTTCGTTGTATGGAACTCGCGCTCAAAGATGCCGGAATCAATCGCGATCAGATCGGGTATATCAATGCACATGGTACGTCGACGATGGCCGATGCCATTGAGACCCGAGCGATCAAACAGGTATTCGGAGAACAGGCATTTCGCATTCCAGTCAGCTCGACCAAGTCTATGACCGGGCATCTCCTCGGCGCTGCCGGTGGGATCGAGGCCGTCTTTAGTCTGCTGGCGCTCTTCCATGGCGTGCTCCCTCCTACGATTAATCTGGATCATCAGGATCCGGCCTGTGATCTGGACTATGTTCCCAATAAGGCACGACCGTCCGCCATTAAAACGGCATTATCGAATTCCTTTGGATTTGGTGGAGTGAACGCCTGTTTGATCTTCACGAGGCTGGACGCGTAG
- the rnc gene encoding ribonuclease III, with protein MTPAPSADSSPAISSYRFTNPSFLIEALTHKSYVNERRDSGRTHNERLEFLGDAVLSLIMSDYLARQYPELSEGALSKLKASLVSEAPLANAARRLDLGDRLKLGRGEELSNGRDKTSLLADALEAVIAAVYLDGGFEASRNFTIEALTNELRHLDVLQEQPGGDDYKTRFQEWCQKRYELLPRYVIVRETGPDHQKVFEVEVQVNDRVFGIGRGHSKKEAEQEAAQRALEEAER; from the coding sequence ATGACGCCGGCTCCTTCAGCCGATTCGTCTCCTGCCATATCGAGCTATCGATTCACAAATCCGAGCTTCTTGATCGAGGCGCTGACCCACAAATCGTACGTAAATGAGCGTCGAGATTCCGGTCGAACGCATAATGAGCGGCTTGAGTTTTTGGGAGATGCCGTATTGTCGCTCATTATGAGCGACTATCTTGCGAGGCAATACCCTGAGTTGAGTGAAGGGGCGCTCTCAAAACTCAAAGCGTCGCTCGTGAGCGAAGCGCCCTTAGCGAATGCCGCCAGACGGCTGGATCTTGGTGACAGACTGAAACTTGGTCGAGGTGAAGAACTCTCGAATGGGCGCGACAAGACCTCACTGCTCGCGGATGCGTTGGAGGCCGTTATTGCGGCGGTCTATCTTGATGGAGGGTTTGAGGCGAGTCGAAACTTCACTATTGAGGCACTAACCAATGAGCTGCGTCACCTCGATGTGCTGCAAGAACAACCAGGAGGAGATGACTACAAGACGCGGTTCCAGGAATGGTGCCAAAAGCGATATGAATTGCTACCTCGGTATGTGATCGTACGCGAAACCGGGCCGGATCACCAAAAGGTATTTGAAGTGGAAGTGCAGGTGAATGACAGAGTGTTTGGAATTGGCCGAGGACACAGCAAGAAGGAAGCGGAACAGGAGGCGGCGCAACGAGCGCTGGAGGAGGCTGAACGGTGA
- a CDS encoding peptidylprolyl isomerase, with product MGMLVGVALSVSGVGSVVAADTPTNSKAEAPKGPRAIIKTKFGDIEIKLYPDVAPKHVENFTKLAKSGFYNGTIFHRVIPGFMIQGGDPNTKDSLKKDTYGQGGPGHTVKAEFSDIPHKRGIVSMARAADPDTAGSQFFIVVEDSRFLDRKYSVFGEVTKGLGVADKIVNSVRDERDNPKERVEMTVTIVE from the coding sequence ATGGGGATGCTGGTTGGGGTAGCTCTGTCGGTTTCAGGGGTCGGGTCGGTTGTAGCCGCTGATACACCAACGAACTCAAAGGCGGAGGCACCGAAAGGGCCACGGGCGATCATTAAGACGAAATTCGGCGATATCGAGATCAAATTGTATCCAGATGTCGCACCAAAGCATGTGGAGAATTTTACCAAGCTCGCGAAATCTGGGTTCTACAATGGGACGATTTTCCACCGCGTCATTCCCGGCTTCATGATCCAAGGTGGTGATCCCAATACGAAAGACTCACTCAAAAAGGATACCTATGGACAGGGTGGTCCTGGCCATACAGTTAAGGCAGAGTTCAGTGATATCCCACACAAACGTGGCATTGTTTCTATGGCCAGGGCAGCTGACCCGGATACGGCAGGTTCCCAGTTCTTCATTGTCGTCGAGGATTCGCGATTCTTGGACCGCAAGTACTCCGTGTTTGGCGAGGTGACGAAGGGCCTCGGAGTGGCTGACAAGATCGTCAACTCGGTACGCGATGAGCGGGATAATCCAAAAGAACGTGTGGAAATGACGGTTACGATTGTGGAGTAG
- the folD gene encoding bifunctional methylenetetrahydrofolate dehydrogenase/methenyltetrahydrofolate cyclohydrolase FolD, with translation MAAQLIDGKALAQQVRDRLAKESADLFAKKSMKPGLATILVGDDPASHVYVRNKQKACELAGIYVDDYKLPANTTQTELLALIDKKNTDPNIHGILVQLPLPKHIDSKVILEAVSPLKDADGFHPYNFGRLVEGHPIFEACTPKGVIKMIESTGITIEGKRAVVLGRSNIVGKPLALMLLQRNATVTICHSKTRDLPAVCREAELLLVAIGKAKFVTADMVREGAVVIDVGTNKTPEGKLCGDVDFEPVSQKAGWISPVPGGVGPMTIAMLLENTVESAKRTVGLL, from the coding sequence GTGGCCGCACAATTGATTGATGGAAAAGCGCTCGCTCAGCAAGTACGCGATCGTCTAGCGAAAGAATCGGCGGACCTGTTCGCCAAGAAATCGATGAAACCTGGTCTTGCGACCATTTTGGTGGGCGATGATCCTGCCTCGCATGTGTATGTTCGAAACAAACAAAAGGCCTGCGAATTGGCAGGCATCTATGTCGACGATTACAAACTTCCGGCGAACACGACACAGACCGAGTTGTTGGCGCTGATCGATAAAAAGAATACTGACCCCAACATCCATGGAATTCTGGTTCAGCTCCCGTTGCCCAAACATATTGACAGCAAGGTCATTCTAGAGGCCGTCTCACCACTCAAGGATGCCGATGGGTTTCATCCCTACAACTTCGGCCGGCTGGTGGAAGGCCATCCCATATTCGAGGCCTGTACGCCTAAAGGCGTCATCAAGATGATTGAATCAACTGGCATTACAATTGAAGGGAAACGGGCGGTTGTGCTGGGACGGAGCAATATTGTCGGGAAGCCACTGGCGCTCATGCTTCTTCAGAGGAATGCGACGGTCACGATCTGTCATTCAAAAACCCGAGACCTTCCCGCCGTGTGCCGTGAGGCGGAGTTGCTACTTGTGGCGATCGGAAAGGCGAAGTTTGTGACGGCCGACATGGTACGCGAGGGTGCAGTCGTCATTGATGTGGGGACCAACAAGACGCCTGAGGGGAAGCTGTGCGGAGACGTCGATTTTGAACCAGTCAGCCAGAAGGCCGGCTGGATTAGCCCTGTTCCTGGTGGAGTCGGCCCGATGACCATCGCGATGCTGTTGGAAAATACGGTGGAGTCCGCCAAGAGGACAGTAGGATTGCTATGA
- a CDS encoding 5,10-methylenetetrahydrofolate reductase yields the protein MSREPQRLVDVLNRGTFAVTVEYNPPKGTNITSILENAKQLVGRVHGVNVTDNTAAVVRAGSLPVCRLLYELGHDPVMQLTCRDRNRIAMQSDLMGAHMLGIRNILCLTGDYPTVGDHKEAKPVYDLDSVQVMQLVRGLNNGKDMVGNKLDGSTAFTIGAAVTPEADLVGPVLAKFEVKVKAGAQFFQTQAVYHPDVFAGFMKQVRPFNVKVLAGILLLRNAKMAEFMNANIPGMSVPSEMIDELKAAGEKAEDVGVDIAVRTIKAVRPHCDGVHIMAIKATHRLSEIITKAELD from the coding sequence ATGAGTCGAGAGCCACAGCGCTTGGTCGATGTTCTCAACCGAGGGACGTTTGCTGTCACGGTTGAGTATAACCCTCCTAAAGGGACGAACATCACGTCCATTTTGGAAAATGCTAAACAACTCGTTGGACGAGTACACGGTGTGAATGTCACCGACAATACCGCTGCCGTGGTGCGAGCAGGCTCACTTCCAGTCTGTCGCCTGCTCTATGAGTTGGGGCACGACCCTGTGATGCAGTTGACCTGTCGCGATCGCAATCGGATCGCTATGCAATCCGATCTGATGGGCGCGCACATGCTTGGGATTCGCAATATATTGTGTCTCACGGGCGACTATCCTACGGTCGGTGACCACAAAGAAGCTAAGCCGGTGTATGACCTCGATTCCGTTCAGGTGATGCAACTCGTCCGAGGGTTGAACAACGGCAAGGACATGGTCGGCAATAAACTAGATGGGTCCACAGCGTTCACCATTGGCGCGGCCGTCACCCCGGAGGCTGATCTAGTCGGGCCGGTGCTGGCGAAGTTTGAAGTGAAAGTGAAAGCCGGCGCCCAGTTCTTTCAGACCCAGGCGGTCTATCATCCCGATGTCTTCGCCGGTTTCATGAAACAGGTGCGGCCGTTCAACGTGAAGGTCCTGGCGGGTATCCTGTTGCTGCGTAATGCGAAGATGGCGGAATTCATGAACGCCAACATCCCCGGCATGTCCGTGCCAAGCGAGATGATTGACGAGCTCAAAGCTGCTGGGGAGAAGGCTGAAGACGTCGGAGTCGATATCGCAGTACGGACGATCAAGGCGGTTCGGCCGCACTGCGACGGTGTGCATATTATGGCGATCAAAGCCACGCATCGGTTGAGCGAGATCATCACCAAAGCTGAATTGGACTGA